From a region of the Mycobacterium sp. SMC-8 genome:
- the pgi gene encoding glucose-6-phosphate isomerase yields MGSDITGTPAWQALSRHHDEIAAADLRELFAEDPARGTELALTVGDLYIDYSKHRVTRETLRLLTDLARAADVPAKRDAMFAGEHINTSEDRAVLHTALRLPRDASLTVDGQDVVADVHEVLDRMGDFTDRLRSGDWRGATGERITTVVNIGIGGSDLGPVMVDQALRHYADAGISARFVSNVDPADLVAKLAGLDPATTLFIIASKTFSTLETLTNATAARRWLTEALGDDAVSKHFVAVSTNAKLVDEFGIDTDNMFGFWDWVGGRYSVDSAIGLSVMAVIGRERFAEFLAGFHLVDEHFRTAPLEENAPVLLGLIGLWYNNFFGAETRAVLPYSNDLARFAAYLQQLTMESNGKSVRADGTPVSTDTGEIFWGEPGTNGQHAFYQLLHQGTRLVPADFIGFSEPTDDLPTADGTGSMHDLLMSNFFAQTQVLAFGKTAEEISAEGTPPDVVPHKVMPGNRPSTSILATKLTPSVVGQLIALYEHQVFVEGVIWGIDSFDQWGVELGKTQAKALLPVITSDEPPAEQSDSSTDALVRRYRAERGRTA; encoded by the coding sequence ATGGGTTCTGACATCACCGGCACGCCTGCGTGGCAGGCACTGTCCCGCCATCACGACGAGATCGCCGCCGCGGATCTGCGTGAACTGTTCGCCGAGGATCCCGCCCGGGGCACCGAGCTGGCGCTGACGGTCGGCGACCTCTACATCGACTACAGCAAGCACCGCGTCACCCGGGAGACCCTGCGCCTGCTTACGGATCTGGCCCGCGCCGCCGACGTACCGGCCAAGCGGGACGCGATGTTCGCCGGGGAACACATCAACACCTCTGAGGACCGCGCGGTGCTGCACACCGCGCTGCGCCTGCCGCGGGACGCGTCTCTGACCGTCGACGGGCAGGACGTCGTCGCCGACGTGCACGAGGTGCTGGACCGGATGGGCGATTTCACCGACCGGCTGCGCAGCGGCGACTGGCGTGGCGCAACCGGCGAACGCATCACCACCGTGGTCAACATCGGCATCGGCGGCTCGGATCTCGGGCCGGTGATGGTGGATCAGGCGTTGCGCCACTACGCCGACGCCGGCATCTCCGCGCGGTTCGTCTCCAACGTCGACCCCGCCGACCTGGTGGCCAAACTCGCCGGACTCGACCCGGCCACAACGCTTTTCATCATCGCATCGAAGACATTCTCGACGCTGGAGACGCTGACCAACGCGACGGCCGCACGGCGCTGGCTCACCGAGGCTCTGGGCGATGACGCGGTCTCGAAGCACTTCGTGGCGGTGTCGACCAACGCCAAGCTGGTCGACGAGTTCGGCATCGACACCGACAACATGTTCGGCTTCTGGGACTGGGTGGGTGGCCGGTACTCAGTGGATTCGGCGATCGGGTTATCGGTGATGGCGGTGATCGGCCGGGAACGATTCGCGGAGTTCCTCGCCGGCTTCCACCTCGTCGACGAGCACTTCCGGACCGCGCCGCTGGAGGAAAACGCGCCGGTGCTGCTCGGGTTGATCGGGCTCTGGTACAACAACTTCTTCGGCGCCGAAACCCGTGCGGTACTTCCCTATTCGAACGACCTGGCCCGTTTCGCCGCCTACCTGCAGCAGCTGACGATGGAGTCCAACGGCAAGTCGGTGCGCGCCGACGGCACACCGGTGTCCACCGACACCGGCGAGATCTTCTGGGGCGAGCCGGGCACCAACGGGCAGCACGCGTTCTACCAACTGCTGCATCAGGGCACCCGACTGGTCCCGGCCGACTTCATCGGGTTCAGTGAGCCGACCGACGACCTGCCGACCGCCGACGGCACCGGCAGCATGCACGACCTGCTGATGAGCAACTTCTTCGCACAGACGCAGGTGCTGGCGTTCGGCAAGACGGCCGAGGAGATCAGCGCCGAGGGAACGCCGCCAGATGTGGTGCCGCACAAGGTGATGCCGGGCAACCGTCCGAGCACGTCGATCCTCGCGACCAAGCTGACCCCGTCGGTGGTCGGCCAACTCATCGCGCTCTACGAGCACCAGGTCTTCGTCGAGGGCGTCATCTGGGGCATCGACTCGTTCGACCAGTGGGGCGTGGAGCTGGGCAAGACTCAAGCCAAGGCGCTGCTGCCGGTGATCACGTCCGACGAGCCGCCGGCCGAGCAGTCGGATTCGTCGACGGACGCCCTCGTCCGCCGCTACCGAGCGGAGCGCGGCCGCACCGCGTGA
- a CDS encoding helix-turn-helix transcriptional regulator, with the protein MSPVRRGETFPIHNRIGVLRAERRMSRAQLAELIDVNPQTVGALERGDHYPSLDLAFRICEVFDLPVEAVFSREPFAPLSTALYRREQGGKTNA; encoded by the coding sequence GTGAGTCCAGTGCGCCGCGGGGAAACCTTCCCCATCCACAACCGCATCGGTGTGCTGCGCGCGGAGCGGCGGATGTCGCGGGCGCAGCTGGCAGAGCTGATCGACGTCAACCCGCAGACCGTCGGAGCACTAGAACGAGGCGATCACTACCCGAGCCTCGATCTGGCGTTCCGCATCTGTGAGGTGTTCGACCTACCCGTCGAGGCGGTCTTCTCCCGCGAACCGTTCGCACCACTGTCGACCGCGCTGTATCGCCGAGAACAAGGAGGAAAGACGAATGCGTGA
- a CDS encoding SDR family oxidoreductase — protein MTRQKILITGASSGLGAGMARQFAARDRDLALCARRVDNLEELKAELAAKYPNIKVAVAALDVNDHEQVPKVFGELSEELGGIDCVIVNAGIGKGYPLGGGKLWANKATIETNLVAALVQIETALEMFKAAGKGQLVLVSSVLGNVGVPGFKAAYAASKAGVTSLGQSLRAEYPSSGPIKITVLEPGYIESEMTAKSNSTMLMVDNETGVKAMVDAIEKEKGRAVVPGWPWWPLVEVMKLLPPRFTKYFA, from the coding sequence ATGACTCGGCAGAAGATCTTGATCACCGGTGCGAGCTCGGGCCTCGGTGCGGGCATGGCCCGCCAGTTCGCCGCCAGGGACCGCGACCTGGCCCTGTGTGCGCGTCGCGTCGACAACCTTGAGGAGCTCAAGGCCGAGCTGGCAGCGAAGTATCCGAACATCAAGGTCGCTGTCGCCGCGCTCGACGTCAACGATCACGAGCAGGTTCCGAAGGTCTTCGGTGAGTTGTCCGAGGAACTCGGCGGCATCGACTGCGTGATCGTCAACGCGGGCATCGGCAAGGGCTACCCGCTCGGCGGCGGCAAGCTGTGGGCGAACAAGGCCACCATCGAGACCAATCTCGTTGCCGCGCTGGTGCAAATCGAGACCGCGTTGGAGATGTTCAAGGCTGCCGGCAAGGGGCAGCTGGTGTTGGTGTCGTCGGTGCTCGGCAACGTGGGGGTGCCGGGTTTCAAGGCCGCCTACGCTGCGAGCAAAGCCGGTGTCACGTCGCTGGGGCAGTCGCTGCGTGCCGAATACCCGTCGTCCGGGCCGATCAAGATCACGGTGCTGGAGCCCGGCTACATCGAGTCGGAGATGACGGCCAAGTCCAACTCGACGATGCTCATGGTCGACAACGAGACCGGCGTGAAGGCCATGGTCGACGCCATCGAGAAGGAGAAGGGCCGCGCCGTCGTCCCCGGCTGGCCGTGGTGGCCGCTGGTGGAGGTCATGAAGCTGCTGCCGCCGCGGTTCACGAAGTACTTCGCCTGA
- a CDS encoding zinc finger domain-containing protein, whose product MAVPQIAALGPDALSLSLQALTEALKGQTGRIKTVITDQKVIAGIGNAYSDEILHVAKLSPFATANKLTEAQLATLHDAMISVLTDAVTRSVGQQAATLKGEKRSGLRVHARTGLPCPVCGDTVREVSFADKSFQYCPTCQTGGKVLADRRMSRLLK is encoded by the coding sequence CTGGCCGTCCCGCAGATCGCCGCGCTCGGTCCCGATGCGCTGTCGCTGAGCCTGCAGGCGCTGACGGAGGCGCTGAAGGGCCAGACGGGCCGCATCAAGACCGTCATCACCGACCAGAAGGTGATCGCCGGGATCGGCAACGCCTACAGCGATGAGATCCTGCACGTCGCCAAGCTCTCGCCGTTCGCCACCGCGAACAAGCTGACCGAGGCGCAGTTGGCGACGCTGCACGACGCGATGATCTCGGTGCTGACCGACGCGGTGACGCGGTCGGTCGGCCAACAGGCGGCCACATTGAAGGGCGAGAAACGTTCCGGACTGCGGGTGCATGCCCGCACCGGCCTGCCGTGCCCGGTCTGCGGGGACACCGTCCGCGAGGTGTCGTTCGCCGACAAGTCGTTCCAGTACTGCCCTACGTGCCAGACCGGCGGCAAGGTGCTGGCCGACCGGCGGATGTCCCGACTGCTCAAGTAG